Within the Dermacentor silvarum isolate Dsil-2018 chromosome 8, BIME_Dsil_1.4, whole genome shotgun sequence genome, the region TGCTTGCCTATGTAGTTCGGATTTCAGGATCTTGCATATTCTTGCGCTGTGCCCCGACGAAGGGATGAAACCACTGAAGAGGGTGCCAATTTCATGCGGAACGATTTTTCGGCGTACACAGAAGCCCAGTGAGCGTGCTTTGCACACTAAGGCGGCGATGAGCGATACGATGGCATAAGGGTCGCTACGAAAGGCAGGAAAAAAAGGCAGGCCCTTTTCCTGCCTTTCGTAGCGACCCTTATGCCATCGTATCGCTCATCGCCGCCTTAGTGTGCAAAGCACGCTCACTGGGCTTCTGTGTACGCCGAAAAATCGTTCCGCATGAAATTGGCACCCTCTTCAGTGGTTTCATCCCTTCGTCGGGGCACAGCGCAAGAATATGCAAGATCCTGAAATCCGAACTACATAGGCAAGCAAGACTTCATCGGCAACTTCTCATGACGCAACTACGCATGGAAACGGAATCCTCGTCACTGGAGTGGACCTTGCGCTCGTTCTCCCACCTACTCAGCCCGGAGGACGGAATGTGAGTGGCAAGCTCAACTGAGACTGCTAAGGAGCCGTCTACCCAAAAAAGGTCCTTTACATCACAACCCTGTGCACACGACGGAACAGGTGAATCTTCCAAGCAACATCCATGACGCTCTGGCATTAGGGCCCAAGTTTGCCGTGGAAACGAAGAGAAGACCGGAGGAACTACTGACTTTGGTGAGGCAGGTGTCCAAGTTCGCACCGGAAGAAGCCGTTCCACGCATTGTGTCAGAGGGTGTTGACGTAGTAACCCGCTCTAAGGGAGTGCGGCCCAAGATCTCGGTCAAACGCGTTGCTGAGTACTTGAGTGCTAACTCTCTTTGTGTTGTGCCAGCTGATAAGGAAGGCGGGTTCTGTGTGCTTTCAAGTGGTGCGTTTTGTGCCAAAGCCAGTGAGGCAGTTGCCTCAGTTTTCAAGCGCCACGACGAAGTGTCACTAAGCAAGGTAAAAACGTCAGCTATAAAGCTTTGCAAGAAGTTCAATCTCGATAAGCTAAGAAAAACATAGTGAACGGTAAGAGGGAACACCTGTTGGTCCTGTTCAGTGCGAAAACACATAAGATTAACGTACCCTTAAGGGTGATAGTTTCAGAAACTGACTCTTGGCAGAAGCCACTTGCTCTGTTTTTACAAGCCAAACTGAGGTGCTTGCCGGTTAAGGACCCATTCCTAATAAGGAATTCGGAAGAAGTAATCAAATTCTTGAAAAATAACCCCCCCAAAGGTCACCAAGCATTTTCCATAGACATAAAAGATCTCTATTATTCCATTCCGCATAAAGACCTTCTACTAGCTGTGGAACAGTCCATTGACGAATATGGCACCATACGGTTCCAAAACGATGTATTGATGTCCAGTGGCCATTTTTTAGAGCTTTTAAGCTTTTACCTCGTATCAACTTTCATCAAGTGGGACGATGCTATTTACCTACAGAAAAAGGGAATATGCATAGGTTCCTGCATTGCTCCCATACTCAGCGATTTGTTTTTATCAAGACTAGACGCTATTCTCTCAGAGAAGCTAATGCAGACCAAGGTGTTGAAAGCCTTCCGctatgttgatgattttttgtTTCTTATCGAATGCTCATCAGATGAAGTGGAAGATCAGGTCGCCTTAATTCTGCCTACAATTAAGCAATGTCTGGCTCCCCTTGAAATCACTTACGAAATTCCACAGGAAGGTACCATCCGGTTTCTAGACCTTCGTCTGTCTTGCTCAGTAGAGCACACTTGCTGGAGTTATGAACCGCGGTCCAGTAAACCTCTCCTACCATACAATTCAGCGCATTCCAAACTGATAAAAAGAGGAATAGCCAAACTTTGTTTTAACAATGCCCTGAAAAAATCGTGCCACCACGCTGTGTTCGCTAGTTTTGAAGGGCAAAGCAAGCGCTTGTCAAATGCAGGCTACCCGATGCCAGTACAAGTGTCCGTGGCAGAATGCTTGCTCAGAGATTCTCGGAAGCGCATACCACAGGAGAACTTTGCAGTGACCGCTGGTTGCAAAACAAGTGTGTTACCATACATTCACAATGTTTCTCACAATTTAAAAAAGGTTGCACAAAGAGCTAACATCCGAGTTGTTTTCTCTGCTCCTGATAAACTGGATAGGCTTTGCAGACTTACTAACCCTAAGAAAGACGCGCTACCAGTATGTGGAAAAAGACATGTCAACAAGTATGTTGATTGCACTCGCGCAGTAGTGTATAAGTTTCCCTTGTCGTGTAACAGTGTCTACATTGGGCAGACCGGTAGGTGTATTAACGATCGCTTGCGCGAGCATAATTACAATGctaacaacaaaatttcatcaagcGGTTTCCTTGCCATACATTGCAAATCTTGCGGCTGCAAACCACTACTTGATAGATGCATCATTATAGGACGTAGCCACAATCAAGTGACGCGTGAGATTATTGAGGCtgatgccattttgaaatgtgaAAAGCTGTGCGTAAGCACACCCTCTTTAGCTTTATCAAGCAAGGAACGTGAATTTCTAAGATTATCAACACTGGTTCAATGAACTGCAatcgcatgcttatatttaatttttttgtgtgtgtgctatgTCACGAGTGCTTTGAGCGGGCTATATAATGTGCAATAGGGTCAcgaaataaaaccagttggaagttagcgctcaccctgtcacctgtccctttttcccttcatactcaaactgagttgcgctaaaggaagtcacgaatacgatgcaccaacttgcccaatccgcAGTACTTCTGAACTTCATTTCTAGTTCAACGGGCCCTTTTCCTGCCTTTCGTAGCGACCCTTATGCCATCGTATCGCTCATCGCCGCCTTAGTGTGCAAAGCACGCTCACTGGGCTTCTGTGTACGCCGAAAAATCGTTCCGCATGAAATTGGCACCCTCTTCAGTGGTTTCATCCCTTCGTCGGGGCACAGCGCAAGAGTATGCAAGATCCTGAAATCCGAACTACATAGGCAAGCAAGACTTCATCGGCAACTTCTCATGACGCAACTACGCATGGAAACGGAATCCTCGTCACTGGAGTGGACCTTGCGCTCGTTCTCCCACCTAATCGCCCGGAGGACGGAATGTGAGTGGCAAGCTCAACTGAGACTGCTCAGGAGCCGTCTACCCAAAAAAGGTCCTTTACATCACAACCCTGTGCACACGACGGAACAGGTGAATCTTCCAGGCAACATCCATGACGCTCTGGCATTAGGGCCCAAGTTTGCCGTGGAAACGAAGAGAAGACCGGAGGAACTACTGACTTTGGTGAGGCAGGTGTCCAAGTTCGCACCGGAAGAAGCCGTTCCACGCATTGTGTCAGAGGGTGTTGACGTAGTAACCCGCTCTAAGGGAGTGCGGCCCAAGATCTCGGTCAAACGCGTTGCTGAGTACTTGAGTGCTAACTCTCTTTGTGTTGTGCCAGCTGATAAGGAAGGCGGGTTCTGTGTGCTTTCAAGTGGTGCGTTTTGTGCCAAAGCCAGTGAGGCAGTTGCCTCAGTTTTCAAGCGCCACGACGAAGTGTCACTAAGCAAGGTAAAAACGTCAGCTATAAAGCTTTGCAAGAAGTTCAATCTCGATAAGCTAAGAAAAAACATAGTGAACGGTAAGAGGGAACACCTGTTGGTCCTGTTCAGTGCGAAAACACATAAGATTAACGTACCCTTAAGGGTGATAGTTTCAGAAACTGACTCTTGGCAGAAGCCACTTGCTCTGTTTTTACAAGCCAAACTGACGGTGCTTGCCGGTTAAGGACCCATTCCTAATAAGGAATTCGGAAGAAGTAATCAAATTCTTGAAAAATAACCCCCCCAAAGGTCACCAAGCATTTTCCATAGACATAAAAGATCTCTATTATTCCATTCCGCATAAAGACCTTCTACTAGCTGTGGAACAGTCCATTGACGAATATGGCACCATACGGTTCCAAAACGATGTATTGATGTCCAGTGGCCATTTTTTAGAGCTTTTAAGCTTTTACCTCGTATCAACTTTCATCAAGTGGGACGATGCTATTTACCTACAGAAAAAGGGAATATGCATAGGTTCCTGCATTGCTCCCATACTCAGCGATTTGTTTTTATCAAGACTAGACGCTATTCTCTCAGAGAAGCTAATGCAGACCAAGGTGTTGAAAGCCTTCCGctatgttgatgattttttgtTTCTTATCGAATGCTCATCAGATGAAGTGGAAGATCAGGTCGCCTTAATTCTGCCTACAATTAAGCAATGTCTGGCTCCCCTTGAAATCACTTACGAAATTCCACAGGAAGGTACCATCCGGTTTCTAGACCTTCGTCTGTCTTGCTCAGTAGAGCACACTTGCTGGAGTTATGAACCGCGGTCCAGTAAACCTCTCCTACCATACAATTCAGCGCATTCCAAACTGATAAAAAGAGGAATAGCCAAACTTTGTTTTAACAATGCCCTGAAAAAATCGTGCCACCACGCTGTGTTCGCTAGTTTTCGAAGGGCAAAGCAAGCGCTTGTCAAATGCAGGCTACCCGATGCCAGTACAAGTGTCCGTGGCAGAATGCTTGCTCAGAGATTCTCGGAAGCGCATACCACAGGAGAACTTTGCAGTGACCGCTGGTTGCAAAACAAGTGTGTTACCATACATTCACAATGTTTCTCACAATTTAAAAAAGGTTGCACAAAGAGCTAACATCCGAGTTGTTTTCTCTGCTCCTGATAAACTGGATAGGCTTTGCAGACTTACTAACCCTAAGAAAGACGCGCTACCAGTATGTGGAAAAAGACATGTTCAACAAGTATGTTGATTGCACTCGCGCAGTAGTGTATAAGTTTCCCTTGTCGTGTAACAGTGTCTACATTGGGCAGACCGGTAGGTGTATTAACGATCGCTTGCGCGAGCATAATTACAATGctaacaacaaaatttcatcaagcGGTTTCCTTGCCATACATTGCAAATCTTGCGGCTGCAAACCACTACTTGATAGATGCATCATTATAGGACGTAGCCACAATCAAGTGACGCGTGAGATTATTGAGGCtgatgccattttgaaatgtgaAAAGCTGTGCGTAAGCACACCCTCTTTAGCTTTATCAAGCAAGGAACGTGAATTTCTAAGATTATCAACACTGGTTCAATGAACTGCAatcgcatgcttatatttaatttttttgtgtgtgtgctatgTCACGAGTGCTTTGAGCGGGCTATATAATGTGCAATAGGGTCActgaaataaaaccagttggaagttagcgctcaccctgtcacctgtccctttttcccttcatactcaaactgagttgcgctaaaggaagtcacgaatacgatgcaccaacttgcccaatccgcagtacttcagccgaagcacctgacagattctcgcacatagtcacgccaaagccttcccccggagcctgcgcattggagctgcacttcggaacgtgcgcgctggtgtcgttggactacgtcactgccaggatcactgactggacgccaccgccctcctcgacctttgcctgcataagaagaccaacgagccatcaacaaTTTAgcgggcatgtcggctggccatctgtcaacatcatgacaaacccccttgcgattttcgcgcagatcctgctactgggaacggcagtaccagccgaagcacctgacagattgtcgcacatggtcacgccaaagcctacccccggagcctgcgcaatggagcggcacttcggaacgtgcgcgctggtgtcgtcggactacgtcactgccaggatcactgactggacgccaccgccctcctcgacctttgcctacataagaagaccaacgagtcatcaacactttagtgggcatgtcggctggccatctgtcaacttcatgacaaacccccttgcgtttttcgcgcagatcGTGGTACTGGGAACGGCggtaccagccgaagcacctgacagattgtcgcacatagtcacgccaaagccttcccccggagcctgcgcaatggagctgcacttcggaacgtgcgcactggtgtcgtcggactacgtcactgccaggatcactgactggacgccagcgccctcctcgaccttttcctacataagaagaccaacgagccatcaacactttagtgggcatgtcggctggccatctgtcaacatcatgacaaacccccttgcgtttttcgcgcagatcctgctactgggaaagggaagtaccagccgaagcacctgccagattgtcgcacatggtcacgccaaagcctttccccggagcctgcgcaatggagctgcacttcggaacgtgcgcgctggtgtcgtcggactacgtcactgccaggatcactgactggacgccaccgccctcctcgacctttgcctacataagaagaccaacgagtcatcaacactttagtgggcatgtcggctggccatctgtcaacttcatgacaaacccccttgcgtttttcgcgcagatcGTGGTACTGGGAACGGCggtaccagccgaagcacctgacagattgtcgcacatagtcacgccaaagccttcccccggagcctgcgcaatggagctgcacttcggaacgtgcgcacttgtgtcgtcggactacgtcactgccaggatcactgactgcACGCCAGCACCCTCCTCGACCTTTtcctacataagaagaccaacgagccatcaacaatttagtgggcatgtcggctggccatctgtcaacatcatgacaaacccccttgcgtttttcgcgaagatcctgctactgggaaagggaagtaccagccgaagcacctgccagattgtcgcacatggtcacgccaaagcctttccccggagcctgcgcaatggagctgcacttcaGAACGTGCGCactggtgtcgtcggactacgtcactgccaggatcactgactggacgccaacgccctcctcgacctttgcctacataagaagaccaacgagccatcaacactttagtgggcatgtcggctggccatctgtcaacatgatgacaaacccccttgcgtttttcgcgcagatcctgcactgggaacggcagtaccagccgaagcacctgacagattgtcgcacatagtcacgccaaagccttcccccggagcctgcgcaatggagctgcacttcggaacgtgcgcgctggtgtcgtcggactacgtctctgccaggatcactgactggacgccaccgccttcctcgacctttgcctacataagaagaccaacgagccatcaacactttagcgggcatgtcggctggccatctgtcaacatgatgacaaacccccttgcgtttttcgcgcagatcGTGGTACTGGGAAAGagcagtaccagccgaagcacctgacagattgtcgcaaatagtcacgccaaagccttcccccgcagcctgcgcaatggagctgcacttcggaacgtgcgcgctagtctcgtcggactacgtcactgccaggatcactgactggacgccaccgccctcctcgacctttgcctacataagaagaccaacgagccatcaacactttagtgggcatgtcggctgccatctgtcaacatcatgacaaacccccttgcgtttttcgcgcagatcctgctaatgggaacggcagtaccagccgaagcacctgacagattgtcgcacatagtcacgccaaNNNNNNNNNNNNNNNNNNNNNNNNNNNNNNNNNNNNNNNNNNNNNNNNNNNNNNNNNNNNNNNNNNNNNNNNNNNNNNNNNNNNNNNNNNNNNNNNNNNNacatgcccactaaagtgttgatggctcgttggtcttcttatgtaggccAAAGGTCGAGGAaggcggtggcgtccagtcagtgatcctggcagtgacgtagtccgacgacaccagcgcgcacgttccgaagtgcagctccattgcgcagggCTCCGGGGAAAGGCTTTGGCGTGACCATGTGCGACAATCTGgcaggtgcttcggctggtacttccctttcccagtagcaggatctgcgcgaaaaaacgcaagggggtttgtcatgatgttgacagatgccagccgacatgcccactaaagtgttgatggctcgttggtccTTCTTATGTAGGAAAAGGTCGAGGAGGGCGctggcgtccagtcagtgatcctggcagtgacgtagtccgacgacaccagtGCGCACGTTCCgagtgcagctccattgcgcaggctccgggggaaggctttggcgtgactatgtgcgacaatctgtcaggtgcttcggctggtaccTGCCGTTCCCAGTAGCCGACgatctgcgcgaaaaacgcaagggggtttgtcatgatgttgacagatggccagccgacatgcccactaaagtgttgatggaCTCGTTGGTCTTctatgtaggcaaaggtcgaggaaggcggtggcgtccagtcagtgatcctggcagtgacgtagtccgacgacaccagcgcgcacgttccgaagtgcagctccattgcgcaggctccgggggaaggctttggcgtgactatgtgcgacaatctgtcaggtgcttcggctggtaccGCCGTTCCCAGTACCACgatctgcgcgaaaaacgcaagaGGGTTTGTCATGAagttgacagatggccagccgacatgcccgctaaagtgttgatggctcgttggtcttcttatgcaggcaaaggtcgaggagggcgctggcgtccagtcagtgatcctggcagtgacgtattccgacgacaccagcgcgcacgttccgaagtgcagctccattgcgctTGCGGTAGAGCATCCGTCTCGTATatgggaggtaccgagttcaaatcccggtgccgccgggaacccaccggtttttctcaagggtagagatgtcccctggcctggtgctcggctgtcgtggggtccacatctcgaaagagggcccaatagagatctCAGCTGTTTCTCTGGGcgctcttgtccaaccacagacggccttgtagactaGCATCCGCCGtcctgtgggaggcaagtgccgTCGGTACCTACCGTAAATAGTTACAGCGCGCTCCCGCCTGGTCTCGCCATTTGGgactgaacgcttggaaagggggtTTGACTCAACCGAAGTGCCCCCACTCATAGGTCTTGGGCCCACATGGATGACCGCCATCGCCGACACccttttttccgtgctcacgttgttCGACGAATTCAGGGCGCGGCTCCTTCCCAAGCGTTCCCCCTGTAAGAAGCGAACGCCAGGACGGGTTTGCCCTTTGAACCATGGTGCCCCGCGGTAGGATCGAACCACAGCCTCCCGGGCTTTGGCGTGAccatgtgcgacaatctgtcaggtgcttcggctggtactgcctttcccagtagcaggatctgcgcgaaaaacgcaagggggttgtcatgatgttgacagatggccagccgacatgcccactaaagtgttgatggctcgttggtcttcttatgtaggcaaaggtcgaggagggcggtggcgtccagtcagtgatcctggcagtgacgtagtccgacgacaccagcgcgcacgttccgaagtgcagctccattgcgcaggctccgggggaaggctttggcgtgactatgtgcgacaatctgtcaggtgcttcggctggtactgccgttcccagtagcaggatctgcgcgaaaaacgcaagggggtttgtcatgatgttgacagatggccagccgacatgcccactaaagtgttgatggctcgttggtcttcttatgtaggcaaaggtcgaggagggcggtggcgtccagtcagtgatcctggcagtgacgtagtccgacgacaccagcgcgcacgttccgaagtgcagctccattgcgcaggctccgggggaaggctttggcgtgaccatgtgcgacaatctgtcaggtgcttcggctggtactgccctttcccagtagcaggatctgcgcgaaaaacgcaagggggtttgtcatgatgttgacagatggccagccgacatgcccactaaagtgttgatggctcgttggtcttcttatgtaggcaaaggtcgaggagggcggtggcgtccagtcagtgatcctggcagtgacgtagtccgacgacaccagcgcgcacgttccgaagtgcagctccattgcgcaggctccgggggaaggctttggcgtgactatgtgcgacaatctgtcaggtgcttcggctggtactgcctttcccagtagcaggatctgcgcgaaaaacgcaagggggtttgtcatgatgttgacagatggccagccgacatgcccactaaagtgttgatggctcgttggtcttcttatgtaggcaaaggtcgaggagggcggtggcgtccagtcagtgatcctggcagtgacgtagtccgacgacaccagcgcgcacgttccgaagtgcagctccattgcgcaggctccgggggaaggctttggcgtgactatgtgcgacaatctgtcaggtgcttcggctggtactgcctttcccagtagcaggatctgcgcgaaaaacgcaagggggtttgtcatgatgttgacagatggccagccgacatgcccactaaagtgttgatggctcgttggtcttcttatgtaggcaaaggtcgaggagggcggtggcgtccagtcagtgatcctggcagtgacgtagtccgacgacaccagcgcgcacgttccgaagtgcagctccattgcgcaggctccgggggaaggctttggcgtgacctatgtgcgacaatctgtcaggtgcttcggctggtactgccgttcccagtagcaggatctgcgcgaaaaacgcaagggggtttgtcatgatgttgacagatggccagccgacatgcccactaaagtgttgatggctcgttggtcttcttatgtaggcaaaggtcgaggagggcggtggcgtccagtcagtgatcctggcagtgacgtagtccgacgacaccagcgcgcacgttccgaagtgcagctccattgcgctTGCGGTAGAGCATACgtctcgtatgcgggaggtaccgagttcaaatcccggtgccgccgggaacccaccggtttttctcatgggtagagatgtcccctggcctggtgctcggctgtcgtgggggtccacatctcgaaagagggcccaatagagatctcagctgttgtctctgggcgcctcttgtccaaacACTGACGGCCTTGTAGActagcatccgccgcggctgtgggaggcaagtgctgccgtcgggtacctaccggtaaaataggtacaagcgcgctcccggcctggtgctcggccattatgggacctgaacgcttggaaaggggtgtttgacctcaacccgacgttgcccccacctcaataggtgcttggggcgccacatgggaaatgaccgccatgggagcggcccagacaccactttttttccgtgctcacgttggtttcgacggaaattcagggcgcaggctcctttcccaagcgtttcacccctgaaggaagccgaacgccaggacggggtacgcttgtacccttttgaaccagtggctgCCCGGCGGcggtaggaatcgaacccacagcctcccgcacgGCTTTGGCGTGAccatgtgcgacaatctgtcaggtgcttcggctggtactgccctttcccagtagcaggatctgcgcgaaaaacgcaagggcgtttgtcatgatgttgacagatggccagccgacatgcccactaaagtgttgatggctcgttggtcttcttatgtaggcaaaggtcgaggagggcggtggcgtccagtcagtgatcctggcagtgacgtagtccgacgacaccagcgcgcacgttccgaagtgcagctccattgcgcaggctccggggaaggctttggcgtgactatgtgcgacaatctgtcaggtgcttcggctggtacttCCCTTTccagtagcaggatctgcgcgaaaaacgcaagggggtttgtcatgatgttgacagatggccagccgacatgcccactaaagtgttgatggctcgttggtcttcttatgtaggcaaaggtcgaggagggcggtggcgtccagtcagtgatcctggcagtgacgtagtccgacgacaccagcgcgcacgttccgaagtgcagctccattgcgcaggctccgggggaaggctttggcgtgactatgtgcgacaatctgtcaggtgcttcggctggtactgcctttcccagtagcaggatctgcgcgaaaaacgcaagggggtttgtcatgatgttgacagatggccagccgacatgcccactaaagtgttgatggctcgttggtcttcttatgtaggcaaaggtcgaggagggcggtggcgtccagtcagtgatcctggcagtgacgtagtccgacgacaccagcgcgcacgttccgaagtgcagctccattgcgcagtctccgggggaaggctttggcgtgaccatgtgcgacaatctgtcaggtgcttcggctggtactgccctttcccagtagcaggatctgcgcgaaaaacgcaagggggtttgtcatgatgttgacagatggccagccgacatgcccactaaagtgttgatggctcgttggtcttcttatgtaggcaaaggtcgaggagggcggtggcgtccagtcagtgatcctggcagtgacgtagtccgacgacaccagcgcgcacgttccgaagtgcagctccattgcgcaggctccgggggaaggctttggcgtgaccatgtgcgacaatctgtcaggtgcttcggctggtactgcctttcccagtagcaggatctgcgcgaaaaacgcaagggggtttgtcatgatgttgacagatggccagccgacatgcccactaaagtgttgatggctcgttggtcttcttatgtaggcaaaggtcgaggagggcggtggcgtccagtcagtgatcctggcagtgacgtagtccgacgacaccagcgcgcacgttccgaagtgcagctccattgcgcaggctccgggggaaggctttggcgtgactatgtgcgacaatctgtcaggtgcttcggctggtactgccgttcccagtagcaggatctgcgcgaaaaacgcaagggggtttgtcatgatgttgacagatggccagccgacatgcccactaaagtgttgatggctcgttggtcttcttatgtaggaaaaggtcgaggagggcggtggcgtccagtcagtgatcctggcagtgacgtagtccgacgacaccagtgcgcacgttccgaagtgcagctccattgcgcaggctccgggggaaggccttggcgtgactatgtgcgacaatctgtcaggtcATTCGGCTGGTACTGCTCtttcccagtagcaggatctgcgcgaaaaacgcaagggggtttgtcatcacgaaaaacgcaagggggtttgtcatcatgttgacagatggccagccgacatgccactaaagtgttgatggctcgttggtcttcttatgtaggcaaaggtcgaggaaggcggtggcgtccagtcagtgatcctggcagtgacgtagtccgacgacaccagcgcgcacgttccgaagtgccgctccattgcgcaggctccgggggaaggctttggcgtgactatgtgcgacaatctgtcaggtgcttcggctggtactgcctGTTCCCAGTAGCACggatctgcgcgaaaaacgcaagggggtttgtcatgatgttgacagatggccagccgacatgcccactaaagtgttgatggctcgttggtcttcttatgtaggcaaaggtcgaggagggcggtggcgtccagtcagtgatcctggcagtgacgtagtccgacgacaccagcgcgcacgttccgaagtgcagctccattgcgcaggctccgggggaaggctttggcgtgactatgtgcgacaatctgtcaggtgct harbors:
- the LOC125947773 gene encoding uncharacterized protein LOC125947773, whose protein sequence is MHQLAQSAVLLNFISSSTGPFPAFRSDPYAIVSLIAALVCKARSLGFCVRRKIVPHEIGTLFSGFIPSSGHSARVCKILKSELHRQARLHRQLLMTQLRMETESSSLEWTLRSFSHLIARRTECEWQAQLRLLRSRLPKKGPLHHNPVHTTEQVNLPGNIHDALALGPKFAVETKRRPEELLTLVRQVSKFAPEEAVPRIVSEGVDVVTRSKGVRPKISVKRVAEYLSANSLCVVPADKEGGFCVLSSGAFCAKASEAVASVFKRHDEVSLSKVKTSAIKLCKKFNLDKLRKNIVNGKREHLLVLFSAKTHKINVPLRVIVSETDSWQKPLALFLQAKLTVLAG